The Lates calcarifer isolate ASB-BC8 unplaced genomic scaffold, TLL_Latcal_v3 _unitig_5322_quiver_762, whole genome shotgun sequence genome window below encodes:
- the tjap1 gene encoding tight junction-associated protein 1 isoform X1 has product MTSAAPARKPYRKAPPQHRETRHALPGAPPPPALQPDINQEALSDSDRIRILQQQNEDLRRRLSLSSHKMEAMEAEFDGSRHYMEAELSRTRDDLDKMRDKFRRLQNSYTASQRANQDLEEKLHALLRKVERDKKTMDQEIVELTNKLLDAKNTIDRLEELNERYRQDCNLAVQLLKCNKSHFRNHKFADLPYELQEMLNKHMKSSLPEAGPGPGPGPQDPDTLSLTPADVVPTSVIARVLEKPEPLVLNSAQSSSCGRPVAEDVFVHVDMTGPAAVSEGRGRENGGGQEASQQNGSCRSQSSLDGQSGGEEAGGAPSFEKLNPYPAPPPPHPLYPGRKVIEFSSDDKVKIPKNSPLPNCTYATRQAISLSLVQNDDERLAPGSPAPSSSSGGGGGANQRTPPSQRDNTSEPLSSQSSPFSSPPQAPSVLPSSGSSEEDLLANWQRMFVEKMAPSCDGSLVHRTSFSSQTAQELQRRRGAGGSSATSSDRHRAAYSDGEEGSSARSWTPSRGSSLDTDTDTEPRPGRRGGRSGGDASAEEGERLLMSLEDDGGSGDTAVTMATSPADAHRKEFQEEEEEEEEEGESSAEERDVLPCDLPVISPRLLDFDPALAAAAAPSHRPQKSPKRMGVHHLHRKDSLTRAQEQGTLLD; this is encoded by the exons ATGACCAGCGCGGCCCCAGCGAGGAAGCCGTACCGTAAGGCTCCACCACAGCACCGCGAGACCCGCCATGCCCTGCCCGgtgcaccaccaccacctgcgCTGCAGCCCGACATCAATCAG GAGGCGTTATCAGACTCTGACAGGATCAG AATCCTCCAGCAGCAGAATGAGGACCTGCGGcgccgtctctctctctcctcccacaaGATGGAGGCCATGGAGGCGGAGTTTGACGGCAGCCGTCACTACATGGAGGCGGAGCTCAGCCGGACCAGAGACGACCTGGACAAGATGAGGGACAAGTTCCGCAG ACTTCAGAACAGCTACACAGCGTCTCAGAGAGCCAATCAGGATCTGGAGGAGAAGCTTCACGCTCTG CTACGGAAGGTCGAGAGGGACAAAAAGACGATGGACCAGGAGATCGTGGAGCTGACCAACAAACTGCTGGACGCCAAGAACACGATCGACCGACTGGAGGAGCTGAAC GAGCGGTACAGACAGGACTGTAATTTGGCCGTTCAGCTGCTCAAATGCAACAAGTCACATTTCAGGAACCACAAGTTTGCTGAT CTGCCCTACGAGCTGCAGGAGATGCTGAATAAACACATGAAGAGCAGTCTGCCAGAGGCcggtcctggtcctggtcctggtcctcaggACCCGGATACGCTCAGCCTGACTCCTGCCGATGTTGTGCCGACCTCTGTCATCGCCCGGGTCCTGGAGAAACCGGAGCCTCTGGTCCTGAACTCGGCCCAGTCCAGCAGCTGCGGCCGGCCCGTCGCCGAGGATGTGTTCGTGCATGTGGACATGACGGGCCCTGCGGCAGTGTCTGAGGGGCGGGGCCGGGAGAATGGCGGCGGTCAGGAAGCGTCGCAGCAGAACGGGTCCTGCCGCAGTCAGAGCAGCCTGGACGGGCAATCAGGGGGTGAGGAGGCAGGCGGGGCGCCGTCCTTCGAGAAGCTGAACCCGTACCCGGCGCcgccacccccccaccccctatACCCCGGCCGCAAGGTCATTGAGTTCTCGTCGGACGACAAAGTGAAGATTCCCAAAAACTCGCCATTGCCCAACTGCACCTACGCCACGAGGCAGGCCATCTCCCTGAGCTTGGTGCAGAACGATGACGAGCGGCTCGCCCCCGGgagccccgccccctcctcctcctccggcgGAGGGGGCGGAGCCAACCAGCGCACGCCACCGTCACAGCGGGACAACACCAGCGAGCCGCTATCCAGCCAGTCCAGCCCCTTCAGCAGCCCACCACAG GCGCCCAGCGTCCTGCCGAGCTCCGGCAGCTCGGAGGAGGACCTCCTGGCGAACTGGCAGCGGATGTTTGTGGAGAAAATGGCGCCGTCCTGTGACGGCTCTCTGGTCCACCGCACGTCGTTCAGCAGTCAGACGGcgcaggagctgcagaggaggaggggggcgggggggtcgTCCGCCACCTCCTCTGACCGCCACAGGGCGGCATACTCGGACGGCGAGGAGGGCTCGTCGGCGAGGAGCTGGACGCCGAGCCGCGGCTCCAGCCTCGACACTGACACCGACACTGAGCCGCGGCCCGGCAGGAGGGGGGGACGCAGTGGGGGCGATGCCTCAGCGGAGGAGGGGGAGCGGCTGCTGATGAGCCTGGAGGACGACGGCGGCAGCGGGGACACGGCGGTCACCATGGCGACCAGCCCCGCCGACGCCCACAGGAAGGAGTtccaggaggaggaagaagaggaggaggaggagggggagagctCGGCCGAGGAGAGAGACGTCCTCCCCTGCGACTTGCCCGTCATCTCGCCCCGCCTCCTCGACTTCGACCCCGCCctcgccgccgccgccgccccCTCCCACCGGCCCCAGAAGAGTCCGAAGCGGATGGGCGTCCACCACCTGCACCGCAAAGACAGCCTGACCCGAGCCCAGGAGCAAGGCACACTGCTGGACTGA
- the tjap1 gene encoding tight junction-associated protein 1 isoform X2: MSESRPIRECPRLQNSYTASQRANQDLEEKLHALLRKVERDKKTMDQEIVELTNKLLDAKNTIDRLEELNERYRQDCNLAVQLLKCNKSHFRNHKFADLPYELQEMLNKHMKSSLPEAGPGPGPGPQDPDTLSLTPADVVPTSVIARVLEKPEPLVLNSAQSSSCGRPVAEDVFVHVDMTGPAAVSEGRGRENGGGQEASQQNGSCRSQSSLDGQSGGEEAGGAPSFEKLNPYPAPPPPHPLYPGRKVIEFSSDDKVKIPKNSPLPNCTYATRQAISLSLVQNDDERLAPGSPAPSSSSGGGGGANQRTPPSQRDNTSEPLSSQSSPFSSPPQAPSVLPSSGSSEEDLLANWQRMFVEKMAPSCDGSLVHRTSFSSQTAQELQRRRGAGGSSATSSDRHRAAYSDGEEGSSARSWTPSRGSSLDTDTDTEPRPGRRGGRSGGDASAEEGERLLMSLEDDGGSGDTAVTMATSPADAHRKEFQEEEEEEEEEGESSAEERDVLPCDLPVISPRLLDFDPALAAAAAPSHRPQKSPKRMGVHHLHRKDSLTRAQEQGTLLD, from the exons ATGAGTGAATCTCGACCAATCAGAGAGTGTCCAAG ACTTCAGAACAGCTACACAGCGTCTCAGAGAGCCAATCAGGATCTGGAGGAGAAGCTTCACGCTCTG CTACGGAAGGTCGAGAGGGACAAAAAGACGATGGACCAGGAGATCGTGGAGCTGACCAACAAACTGCTGGACGCCAAGAACACGATCGACCGACTGGAGGAGCTGAAC GAGCGGTACAGACAGGACTGTAATTTGGCCGTTCAGCTGCTCAAATGCAACAAGTCACATTTCAGGAACCACAAGTTTGCTGAT CTGCCCTACGAGCTGCAGGAGATGCTGAATAAACACATGAAGAGCAGTCTGCCAGAGGCcggtcctggtcctggtcctggtcctcaggACCCGGATACGCTCAGCCTGACTCCTGCCGATGTTGTGCCGACCTCTGTCATCGCCCGGGTCCTGGAGAAACCGGAGCCTCTGGTCCTGAACTCGGCCCAGTCCAGCAGCTGCGGCCGGCCCGTCGCCGAGGATGTGTTCGTGCATGTGGACATGACGGGCCCTGCGGCAGTGTCTGAGGGGCGGGGCCGGGAGAATGGCGGCGGTCAGGAAGCGTCGCAGCAGAACGGGTCCTGCCGCAGTCAGAGCAGCCTGGACGGGCAATCAGGGGGTGAGGAGGCAGGCGGGGCGCCGTCCTTCGAGAAGCTGAACCCGTACCCGGCGCcgccacccccccaccccctatACCCCGGCCGCAAGGTCATTGAGTTCTCGTCGGACGACAAAGTGAAGATTCCCAAAAACTCGCCATTGCCCAACTGCACCTACGCCACGAGGCAGGCCATCTCCCTGAGCTTGGTGCAGAACGATGACGAGCGGCTCGCCCCCGGgagccccgccccctcctcctcctccggcgGAGGGGGCGGAGCCAACCAGCGCACGCCACCGTCACAGCGGGACAACACCAGCGAGCCGCTATCCAGCCAGTCCAGCCCCTTCAGCAGCCCACCACAG GCGCCCAGCGTCCTGCCGAGCTCCGGCAGCTCGGAGGAGGACCTCCTGGCGAACTGGCAGCGGATGTTTGTGGAGAAAATGGCGCCGTCCTGTGACGGCTCTCTGGTCCACCGCACGTCGTTCAGCAGTCAGACGGcgcaggagctgcagaggaggaggggggcgggggggtcgTCCGCCACCTCCTCTGACCGCCACAGGGCGGCATACTCGGACGGCGAGGAGGGCTCGTCGGCGAGGAGCTGGACGCCGAGCCGCGGCTCCAGCCTCGACACTGACACCGACACTGAGCCGCGGCCCGGCAGGAGGGGGGGACGCAGTGGGGGCGATGCCTCAGCGGAGGAGGGGGAGCGGCTGCTGATGAGCCTGGAGGACGACGGCGGCAGCGGGGACACGGCGGTCACCATGGCGACCAGCCCCGCCGACGCCCACAGGAAGGAGTtccaggaggaggaagaagaggaggaggaggagggggagagctCGGCCGAGGAGAGAGACGTCCTCCCCTGCGACTTGCCCGTCATCTCGCCCCGCCTCCTCGACTTCGACCCCGCCctcgccgccgccgccgccccCTCCCACCGGCCCCAGAAGAGTCCGAAGCGGATGGGCGTCCACCACCTGCACCGCAAAGACAGCCTGACCCGAGCCCAGGAGCAAGGCACACTGCTGGACTGA